A window from Vigna angularis cultivar LongXiaoDou No.4 chromosome 7, ASM1680809v1, whole genome shotgun sequence encodes these proteins:
- the LOC108336563 gene encoding uncharacterized protein LOC108336563 isoform X1, giving the protein MKFDRTDALSILSQIKRQDKQIKLKSRWLLGIPPTRYERKKLKKYFKNRYLSESLIREEDMFYESVKTHLEDADGEHCFEQENDIPMGDMDLIQTVNMKRLISPLLDNLTTKGLYLLAMIVTGSSFKSEITRCKMKRVIKDSLSSVLGSKSRHNHLDTCKQIFSLLNNPQNFRDRCEPLGALRSLSYHAAAEKVLHRLQNLPSQTLIAMRRKLKGVKAPVPQLQPHKHGWARDHLIKLVKKISMEMLSKLDRESELPDPLAKAMAVADLSLKLTTGSHNMFSKEFYQFSPEVKSLQRDIIKAIWSVKKVTTVPELRNLQLLIEPKATISNRCIRTTFVNFLTEFLFECSDMDSIPKSLSQTLDVMNRGPNNGGFHSVLFEKKYIEEEVDCILNISALTKQIVLDLLPDDKFDKDFTDAYMEQLEESDDSDSNEDVCSQLQEDIRFGNGSSFDSIDTCNEAESIGDFVPFEFLSCTIKIEENVSSSPLTVSGRLNSGSERLQPNKCCSVNLESEFHNTTHNMLTDQCQGESTEHFSTFMAGKNNNSSFVSPDRELDEKVVKRNHLFESVTKIAATDTTNLFSEEKEPVPTKHSACKNQYLAIQDACDKTSMLAYSLVGRMLHEFVKTEGLDVNMSKSLYLNRNNLTEDVEDIEEQSSSGKHARDFVQVIEELIPSFPNSSMERLKILMGLQ; this is encoded by the exons ATGAAGTTTGATAGGACAGATGCTCTGTCAATTTTGTCACAAATTAAGCGTCAGGATAAACAGATTAAACTTAAGAGTAG ATGGTTACTCGGCATTCCTCCCACAAGATATGAGAGGAAGaagttgaaaaaatatttcaaaaatag GTATTTATCTGAGTCTTTGATCAGAGAAGAGGAT ATGTTTTATGAGTCAGTAAAAACTCATCTCGAAGATGCCGATGGAGAACACTGCTTTGAACAAGAGAACGATATTCCTATGGGGGATATGGATTTGATTCAAACAGTGAACATGAAAAGGTTGATATCACCGTTGCTTGATAATTTGACTACCAAGGGTCTCTATCTTCTCGCTATGATAGTTACTGGCAGTTCATTTAAGTCTGAAATAACTCGTTGCAAAATGAAAAGGGTTATCAAGGATTCTCTTTCAAGTGTTCTGGGCAGCAAAAGCCGCCATAACCATCTGGATACTTGTAAACAAATTTTTTCACTTCTCAACAATCCACAAAATTTTCGAGACAGATGTGAGCCTTTGGGTGCATTGAGATCCCTCTCTTATCATGCTGCGGCAGAAAAGGTATTGCACAGGCTTCAAAACTTGCCATCTCAGACCTTGATTGCAATGCGTAGAAAACTTAAAGGAGTGAAAGCACCAGTACCGCAGTTACAACCCCACAAGCATGGATGGGCAAGAGACCATCTAATCAAGCTAGTGAAGAAGATCAGTATGGAAATGCTTTCAAAACTTGATAGAGAAAGTGAGTTGCCAGACCCATTAGCAAAAGCTATGGCAGTAGCAGACTTATCACTAAAACTCACAACTGGTTCTCATAACATGTTTTCAAAAGAATTTTATCAATTCTCCCCTGAGGTGAAGTCCTTGCAAAGGGATATTATTAAGGCTATATGGTCTGTTAAGAAAGTAACGACAGTGCCAGAGCTAAGAAATTTACAGCTTCTCATAGAACCAAAGGCTACAATATCAAACCGGTGCATTCGGACaacttttgtaaattttttaactgAATTTCTTTTTGAGTGCAGTGACATGGATAGTATTCCGAAGTCTCTATCACAGACCCTAGATGTTATGAACAGAGGTCCTAATAATGGTGGCTTTCACAGTGTACTATTCGAAAAgaagtatattgaggaagaagttGACTGCATACTAAACATTAGTGCTTTGACAAAACAAATTGTTTTGGATTTGTTGCCtgatgataaatttgataaagacTTTACTGATGCTTACATGGAGCAATTAGAAGAAAGTGATGACAGTGACAGCAATGAGGATGTTTGTAGTCAACTTCAGGAGGACATACGATTCGGAAATGGATCATCATTTGATTCAATCGATACATGCAATGAAGCTGAAAGTATTGGAGATTTTGTGCCATTTGAGTTCCTTTCTTGTACCATCAAAATTGAGGAAAATGTTTCATCTTCCCCACTTACAGTTAGTGGTAGGTTGAATAGTGGTTCTGAACGACTTCAACCTAATAAATGTTGTAGTGTAAATTTGGAATCTGAATTTCACAATACTACACATAACATGTTAACTGACCAATGCCAAGGAGAAAGCACAGAGCATTTTAGTACATTTATGGCTGGCAAAAACAATAATTCTTCATTTGTTTCACCTGACAGAGAGTTGGATGAAAAGGTTGTAAAGAGAAATCATTTGTTTGAATCTGTTACTAAAATAGCTGCAACGGACACAACTAATTTGTTTTCTGAGGAGAAAGAACCTGTGCCCACTAAGCACAGTGCATGCAAAAACCAATACCTTGCTATCCAAGATGCTTGTGATAAGACAAGTATGCTTGCATATAGTCTTGTAGGTCGTATGTTGCATGAGTTTGTCAAAACTGAAGGCCTAGATGTAAACATGAGCAAGAGTTTATACCTCAACCGTAATAATCTCACTGAAGATGTTGAAG ATATAGAAGAGCAGTCATCATCTGGGAAACATGCAAGAGATTTTGTTCAAGTAATTGAAGAGTTGATTCCTTCCTTTCCAAATAG TAGCATGGAAAGACTGAAGATTTTGATGGGCTTACAATAA
- the LOC108336563 gene encoding uncharacterized protein LOC108336563 isoform X3 — protein MKFDRTDALSILSQIKRQDKQIKLKSRWLLGIPPTRYERKKLKKYFKNRYLSESLIREEDMFYESVKTHLEDADGEHCFEQENDIPMGDMDLIQTVNMKRLISPLLDNLTTKGLYLLAMIVTGSSFKSEITRCKMKRVIKDSLSSVLGSKSRHNHLDTCKQIFSLLNNPQNFRDRCEPLGALRSLSYHAAAEKVLHRLQNLPSQTLIAMRRKLKGVKAPVPQLQPHKHGWARDHLIKLVKKISMEMLSKLDRESELPDPLAKAMAVADLSLKLTTGSHNMFSKEFYQFSPEVKSLQRDIIKAIWSVKKVTTVPELRNLQLLIEPKATISNRCIRTTFVNFLTEFLFECSDMDSIPKSLSQTLDVMNRGPNNGGFHSVLFEKKYIEEEVDCILNISALTKQIVLDLLPDDKFDKDFTDAYMEQLEESDDSDSNEDVCSQLQEDIRFGNGSSFDSIDTCNEAESIGDFVPFEFLSCTIKIEENVSSSPLTVSDIEEQSSSGKHARDFVQVIEELIPSFPNSSMERLKILMGLQ, from the exons ATGAAGTTTGATAGGACAGATGCTCTGTCAATTTTGTCACAAATTAAGCGTCAGGATAAACAGATTAAACTTAAGAGTAG ATGGTTACTCGGCATTCCTCCCACAAGATATGAGAGGAAGaagttgaaaaaatatttcaaaaatag GTATTTATCTGAGTCTTTGATCAGAGAAGAGGAT ATGTTTTATGAGTCAGTAAAAACTCATCTCGAAGATGCCGATGGAGAACACTGCTTTGAACAAGAGAACGATATTCCTATGGGGGATATGGATTTGATTCAAACAGTGAACATGAAAAGGTTGATATCACCGTTGCTTGATAATTTGACTACCAAGGGTCTCTATCTTCTCGCTATGATAGTTACTGGCAGTTCATTTAAGTCTGAAATAACTCGTTGCAAAATGAAAAGGGTTATCAAGGATTCTCTTTCAAGTGTTCTGGGCAGCAAAAGCCGCCATAACCATCTGGATACTTGTAAACAAATTTTTTCACTTCTCAACAATCCACAAAATTTTCGAGACAGATGTGAGCCTTTGGGTGCATTGAGATCCCTCTCTTATCATGCTGCGGCAGAAAAGGTATTGCACAGGCTTCAAAACTTGCCATCTCAGACCTTGATTGCAATGCGTAGAAAACTTAAAGGAGTGAAAGCACCAGTACCGCAGTTACAACCCCACAAGCATGGATGGGCAAGAGACCATCTAATCAAGCTAGTGAAGAAGATCAGTATGGAAATGCTTTCAAAACTTGATAGAGAAAGTGAGTTGCCAGACCCATTAGCAAAAGCTATGGCAGTAGCAGACTTATCACTAAAACTCACAACTGGTTCTCATAACATGTTTTCAAAAGAATTTTATCAATTCTCCCCTGAGGTGAAGTCCTTGCAAAGGGATATTATTAAGGCTATATGGTCTGTTAAGAAAGTAACGACAGTGCCAGAGCTAAGAAATTTACAGCTTCTCATAGAACCAAAGGCTACAATATCAAACCGGTGCATTCGGACaacttttgtaaattttttaactgAATTTCTTTTTGAGTGCAGTGACATGGATAGTATTCCGAAGTCTCTATCACAGACCCTAGATGTTATGAACAGAGGTCCTAATAATGGTGGCTTTCACAGTGTACTATTCGAAAAgaagtatattgaggaagaagttGACTGCATACTAAACATTAGTGCTTTGACAAAACAAATTGTTTTGGATTTGTTGCCtgatgataaatttgataaagacTTTACTGATGCTTACATGGAGCAATTAGAAGAAAGTGATGACAGTGACAGCAATGAGGATGTTTGTAGTCAACTTCAGGAGGACATACGATTCGGAAATGGATCATCATTTGATTCAATCGATACATGCAATGAAGCTGAAAGTATTGGAGATTTTGTGCCATTTGAGTTCCTTTCTTGTACCATCAAAATTGAGGAAAATGTTTCATCTTCCCCACTTACAGTTAGTG ATATAGAAGAGCAGTCATCATCTGGGAAACATGCAAGAGATTTTGTTCAAGTAATTGAAGAGTTGATTCCTTCCTTTCCAAATAG TAGCATGGAAAGACTGAAGATTTTGATGGGCTTACAATAA
- the LOC108336563 gene encoding uncharacterized protein LOC108336563 isoform X2, with translation MFYESVKTHLEDADGEHCFEQENDIPMGDMDLIQTVNMKRLISPLLDNLTTKGLYLLAMIVTGSSFKSEITRCKMKRVIKDSLSSVLGSKSRHNHLDTCKQIFSLLNNPQNFRDRCEPLGALRSLSYHAAAEKVLHRLQNLPSQTLIAMRRKLKGVKAPVPQLQPHKHGWARDHLIKLVKKISMEMLSKLDRESELPDPLAKAMAVADLSLKLTTGSHNMFSKEFYQFSPEVKSLQRDIIKAIWSVKKVTTVPELRNLQLLIEPKATISNRCIRTTFVNFLTEFLFECSDMDSIPKSLSQTLDVMNRGPNNGGFHSVLFEKKYIEEEVDCILNISALTKQIVLDLLPDDKFDKDFTDAYMEQLEESDDSDSNEDVCSQLQEDIRFGNGSSFDSIDTCNEAESIGDFVPFEFLSCTIKIEENVSSSPLTVSGRLNSGSERLQPNKCCSVNLESEFHNTTHNMLTDQCQGESTEHFSTFMAGKNNNSSFVSPDRELDEKVVKRNHLFESVTKIAATDTTNLFSEEKEPVPTKHSACKNQYLAIQDACDKTSMLAYSLVGRMLHEFVKTEGLDVNMSKSLYLNRNNLTEDVEDIEEQSSSGKHARDFVQVIEELIPSFPNSSMERLKILMGLQ, from the exons ATGTTTTATGAGTCAGTAAAAACTCATCTCGAAGATGCCGATGGAGAACACTGCTTTGAACAAGAGAACGATATTCCTATGGGGGATATGGATTTGATTCAAACAGTGAACATGAAAAGGTTGATATCACCGTTGCTTGATAATTTGACTACCAAGGGTCTCTATCTTCTCGCTATGATAGTTACTGGCAGTTCATTTAAGTCTGAAATAACTCGTTGCAAAATGAAAAGGGTTATCAAGGATTCTCTTTCAAGTGTTCTGGGCAGCAAAAGCCGCCATAACCATCTGGATACTTGTAAACAAATTTTTTCACTTCTCAACAATCCACAAAATTTTCGAGACAGATGTGAGCCTTTGGGTGCATTGAGATCCCTCTCTTATCATGCTGCGGCAGAAAAGGTATTGCACAGGCTTCAAAACTTGCCATCTCAGACCTTGATTGCAATGCGTAGAAAACTTAAAGGAGTGAAAGCACCAGTACCGCAGTTACAACCCCACAAGCATGGATGGGCAAGAGACCATCTAATCAAGCTAGTGAAGAAGATCAGTATGGAAATGCTTTCAAAACTTGATAGAGAAAGTGAGTTGCCAGACCCATTAGCAAAAGCTATGGCAGTAGCAGACTTATCACTAAAACTCACAACTGGTTCTCATAACATGTTTTCAAAAGAATTTTATCAATTCTCCCCTGAGGTGAAGTCCTTGCAAAGGGATATTATTAAGGCTATATGGTCTGTTAAGAAAGTAACGACAGTGCCAGAGCTAAGAAATTTACAGCTTCTCATAGAACCAAAGGCTACAATATCAAACCGGTGCATTCGGACaacttttgtaaattttttaactgAATTTCTTTTTGAGTGCAGTGACATGGATAGTATTCCGAAGTCTCTATCACAGACCCTAGATGTTATGAACAGAGGTCCTAATAATGGTGGCTTTCACAGTGTACTATTCGAAAAgaagtatattgaggaagaagttGACTGCATACTAAACATTAGTGCTTTGACAAAACAAATTGTTTTGGATTTGTTGCCtgatgataaatttgataaagacTTTACTGATGCTTACATGGAGCAATTAGAAGAAAGTGATGACAGTGACAGCAATGAGGATGTTTGTAGTCAACTTCAGGAGGACATACGATTCGGAAATGGATCATCATTTGATTCAATCGATACATGCAATGAAGCTGAAAGTATTGGAGATTTTGTGCCATTTGAGTTCCTTTCTTGTACCATCAAAATTGAGGAAAATGTTTCATCTTCCCCACTTACAGTTAGTGGTAGGTTGAATAGTGGTTCTGAACGACTTCAACCTAATAAATGTTGTAGTGTAAATTTGGAATCTGAATTTCACAATACTACACATAACATGTTAACTGACCAATGCCAAGGAGAAAGCACAGAGCATTTTAGTACATTTATGGCTGGCAAAAACAATAATTCTTCATTTGTTTCACCTGACAGAGAGTTGGATGAAAAGGTTGTAAAGAGAAATCATTTGTTTGAATCTGTTACTAAAATAGCTGCAACGGACACAACTAATTTGTTTTCTGAGGAGAAAGAACCTGTGCCCACTAAGCACAGTGCATGCAAAAACCAATACCTTGCTATCCAAGATGCTTGTGATAAGACAAGTATGCTTGCATATAGTCTTGTAGGTCGTATGTTGCATGAGTTTGTCAAAACTGAAGGCCTAGATGTAAACATGAGCAAGAGTTTATACCTCAACCGTAATAATCTCACTGAAGATGTTGAAG ATATAGAAGAGCAGTCATCATCTGGGAAACATGCAAGAGATTTTGTTCAAGTAATTGAAGAGTTGATTCCTTCCTTTCCAAATAG TAGCATGGAAAGACTGAAGATTTTGATGGGCTTACAATAA
- the LOC108337557 gene encoding uncharacterized protein LOC108337557: protein MVSKEQKRAALHEQLQHLRSLTNSHALNESSIVIDASKYIEKLKQKVERLNQEIASAETSTAHDPLPMVTVETLEKGFLINVYSAKGCSGLLVSILEVFEEMRLTVLEARVSCTDTFRFQAVGENEEERDTIDAHTVKEAVGQAIKNWSKGGDEE, encoded by the exons ATGGTTTCCAAAGAGCAAAAGAGAGCAGCACTGCATGAGCAGCTGCAACATCTTCGATCTCTTACTAACTCTCATGCT CTAAACGAAAGTTCGATCGTTATCGATGCATCGAAGTATATTGAAAAGTTAAAGCAAAAGGTAGAAAGACTGAATCAAGAGATAGCTTCTGCAGAAACTTCAACTGCACACGACCCATTGCCTATG GTTACAGTAGAAACCTTGGAAAAGGGATTTCTTATAAATGTTTACTCAGCAAAAGGGTGTTCAGGTCTGCTTGTTTCCATATTGGAGGTCTTTGAAGAGATGAGACTAACTGTGCTCGAAGCTAGGGTTTCGTGTACAGACACTTTTCGATTTCAAGCTGTTGGAGAA aatgaagaagaaagagacaCCATTGATGCACATACTGTCAAAGAAGCTGTAGGACAAGCAATAAAGAACTGGAGCAAAGGTGGCGATGAAGAGTAA